Proteins encoded together in one Drosophila albomicans strain 15112-1751.03 chromosome 2R, ASM965048v2, whole genome shotgun sequence window:
- the LOC117573534 gene encoding uncharacterized protein LOC117573534 isoform X15, producing the protein MYEKTLTIGTAKVNNAYVWQKVSYNNKNQATAATTTSASTVKSKQKQHNNNNKTVSSSAKNASKTHNEHSKTTVTTKSAVAANTTQTPVTSATIAASLKPATQTPLFKKFVGNAARRQTLAHQIKRAHRHLLTSGGNDKQPQKPTTRNNKQRTGSSAAAAAGQQTKTTKPQQQQRNKRTLNANKHLCCSKSDNQKNKLNKKQQSKRGKNNNNNAADDAKSELSSRWGSIEEQLNVLDNLLHYDEEAELYIAQLYDRYQQLQIENKTTSLVDSDSDSEIWSWSDYDYDLELNMSNNNSNDDDALSSTSGAGSHSTNNSIASPSSLVPSSLKRRGHQHHPRFAGTRRPQVPNVQEILAALYRGDSKGVLSNLRGEPTDPEPEPDRSTLSLPLTESVTNSLGSNSPTPTDESSMLDDANTTTKAASAAAGEEQAVPTAKKKKKRDKGEKSEKSERKKKSSSSSTTGKRERSKRSSGNASIMELSSDSMATDLSAGAIDEGIVLNPEDEDTQTAEWSKLRCTSEAAEIVAEREARRNKGRCADYPGLAFGRSIFSSDTMMKFNIIRNELHNIMNTQLKRAESEVAALNRRIQLLEEDLERSEERLGSATAKLSEASQAADESERARKILENRALADEERMDALENQLKEARFLAEEADKKYDEVARKLAMVEADLERAEERAEQGENKIVELEEELRVVGNNLKSLEVSEEKANQREEEYKNQIKTLNTRLKEAEARAEFAERSVQKLQKEVDRLEDEVSKGKEKYKTIAQELEYADLNNY; encoded by the exons ATGTACGAAAAAACATTAACAATAGGAACTGCAAAAGTTAATAATGCATATGTGTGGCAAAAAGTgagttacaacaacaaaaatcaagccacagcggcaacaacaacatcagcatcgaCAGTCAAGtctaagcaaaagcaacataacaacaacaacaagacagTATCAAGCAGTGcaaaaaatgcaagcaaaacgCATAATGAACATTCAAAAACGACTGTAACAACAAAATCAGCTGtagcagcaaacacaacacaaacaccaGTAACATCAGCTACGATTGCGGCTTCGTTAAAGCCGGCAACGCAGACGCCGCTTTTCAAAAAGTTCGTTGGCAACGCGGCTAGGCGGCAGACGCTTGCACATCAAATAAAACGCGCACACCGCCATCTATTGACGAGCGGCGGCAACGATAAGCAGCCACAAAAACCAACTACGCgtaataataaacaaagaa CAGGTagcagcgcagcagctgctgcaggacagcagacaaaaacaacaaaacctcaacagcagcagcgtaaTAAACGCACgctaaatgcaaataaacatttgtgtTGCTCAAAAAGTGATAATCAAAAGAATAagctaaataaaaagcaacaaagtaagcgtggcaaaaacaacaacaacaacgcagcTGACGACGCCAAATCAGAGCTTTCATCACGTTGGGGCTCAATCGAGGAGCAGCTGAATGTGCTCGACAATCTGCTCCACTACGATGAGGAGGCCGAATTGTATATAGCGCAACTCTACGACAGATATCAACAGCTACAGATAGAGAATAAGACCACCTCGCTTGTGGATAGCGACAGCGACTCAGAGATTTGGAGCTGGAGCGATTACGACTACGATTTGGAGCTGAACATgtcgaacaacaacagcaacgatgacgacgccCTGTCCAGCACCAGTGGAGCGGGCAGTCATAGCACCAACAATTCCATCGCATCACCATCTTCACTGGTACCGTCCTCCTTAAAGCGTCGCGGTCACCAGCATCATCCGCGCTTTGCGGGCACACGACGTCCCCAAGTGCCCAATGTCCAGGAGATACTGGCCGCTCTCTACCGCGGCGATTCCAAAGGTGTGCTCTCCAATCTGCGTGGTGAACCGACAGATCCCGAGCCAGAACCAGATCGCAGCACTTTAAGTTTACCTTTAACTGAATCGGTGACAAATTCGCTGGGCAGCAATAGTCCAACACCCACGGATGAGAGCAGTATGCTGGACGATGCCAACACCACAACAAAGGCTGCTTCTGCAGCTGCTGGCGAGGAACAGGCTGTGCCTACggccaaaaagaagaaaaaacgtGACAAAGGTGAAAAATCTGAGAAATCCGAGCGTAAAAagaaatcatcatcatcgtccacAACTGGGAAACGAGAGCGCAGCAAGCGTTCCAGTGGCAATGCCTCCATCATGGAATTAAGCAGCGACAGCATGGCCACCGACCTCAGTGCGGGCGCAATCGATGAGGGCATCGTACTCAACCCAGAGGACGAGGACACCCAGACAGCGGAATGGTCCAAGCTGCGTTGTACCAGCGAGGCAGCTGAGATTGTGGCAGAGCGAGAGGCACGTAGGAATAAAGGACGTTGTGCGGACTATCCGGGTTTGGCCTTTGGACGCTCCATCTTCAGTTCGGACACGATGATGAAGTTCAACATCATTCGCAACGAGCTGCACAACATCATGAATACGCAACTCAAGCGG gCCGAATCTGAGGTCGCTGCATTGAACCGTCGCATTCAATTGCTCGAAGAAGACTTGGAACGCTCTGAGGAGCGTCTGGGTTCCGCCACAGCTAAGCTGTCGGAAGCTTCTCAGGCTGCAGATGAGAGCGAACG TGCTCGCAAGATTCTTGAGAATCGCGCCCTTGCCGATGAAGAACGCATGGACGCTCTTGAGAATCAGCTGAAGGAAGCGCGTTTCCTTGCTGAGGAGGCTGACAAGAAATACGATGAG gtTGCCCGTAAATTGGCCATGGTTGAAGCTGATTTGGAGCGTGCCGAAGAACGTGCCGAGCAGGGTGAAAA CAAAATTGTGGAGCTTGAGGAAGAGCTGCGCGTTGTTGGTAACAACTTGAAGTCCCTGGAAGTCTCAGAGGAGAAG gcCAACCAACGTGAGGAAGAGTACAAGAACCAAATCAAGACCCTGAACACTCGTCTAAAGGAG GCTGAGGCTCGTGCTGAATTCGCTGAACGTTCCGTTCAGAAATTGCAGAAGGAAGTCGACAGGCTCGAAG ATGAGGTGAGCAAAGGTAAGGAGAAGTACAAAACAATTGCCCAGGAGCTGGAATACGCTGATCTCAACAACTAttaa
- the LOC117573534 gene encoding uncharacterized protein LOC117573534 isoform X9, whose translation MYEKTLTIGTAKVNNAYVWQKVSYNNKNQATAATTTSASTVKSKQKQHNNNNKTVSSSAKNASKTHNEHSKTTVTTKSAVAANTTQTPVTSATIAASLKPATQTPLFKKFVGNAARRQTLAHQIKRAHRHLLTSGGNDKQPQKPTTRNNKQRTGSSAAAAAGQQTKTTKPQQQQRNKRTLNANKHLCCSKSDNQKNKLNKKQQSKRGKNNNNNAADDAKSELSSRWGSIEEQLNVLDNLLHYDEEAELYIAQLYDRYQQLQIENKTTSLVDSDSDSEIWSWSDYDYDLELNMSNNNSNDDDALSSTSGAGSHSTNNSIASPSSLVPSSLKRRGHQHHPRFAGTRRPQVPNVQEILAALYRGDSKGVLSNLRGEPTDPEPEPDRSTLSLPLTESVTNSLGSNSPTPTDESSMLDDANTTTKAASAAAGEEQAVPTAKKKKKRDKGEKSEKSERKKKSSSSSTTGKRERSKRSSGNASIMELSSDSMATDLSAGAIDEGIVLNPEDEDTQTAEWSKLRCTSEAAEIVAEREARRNKGRCADYPGLAFGRSIFSSDTMMKFNIIRNELHNIMNTQLKRAESEVAALNRRIQLLEEDLERSEERLGSATAKLSEASQAADESERARKILENRALADEERMDALENQLKEARFLAEEADKKYDEVARKLAMVEADLERAEERAEQGENKIVELEEELRVVGNNLKSLEVSEEKANQREEEYKNQIKTLNTRLKEAEARAEFAERSVQKLQKEVDRLEDDLVLEKERYKDIGDDLDTAFVELILKE comes from the exons ATGTACGAAAAAACATTAACAATAGGAACTGCAAAAGTTAATAATGCATATGTGTGGCAAAAAGTgagttacaacaacaaaaatcaagccacagcggcaacaacaacatcagcatcgaCAGTCAAGtctaagcaaaagcaacataacaacaacaacaagacagTATCAAGCAGTGcaaaaaatgcaagcaaaacgCATAATGAACATTCAAAAACGACTGTAACAACAAAATCAGCTGtagcagcaaacacaacacaaacaccaGTAACATCAGCTACGATTGCGGCTTCGTTAAAGCCGGCAACGCAGACGCCGCTTTTCAAAAAGTTCGTTGGCAACGCGGCTAGGCGGCAGACGCTTGCACATCAAATAAAACGCGCACACCGCCATCTATTGACGAGCGGCGGCAACGATAAGCAGCCACAAAAACCAACTACGCgtaataataaacaaagaa CAGGTagcagcgcagcagctgctgcaggacagcagacaaaaacaacaaaacctcaacagcagcagcgtaaTAAACGCACgctaaatgcaaataaacatttgtgtTGCTCAAAAAGTGATAATCAAAAGAATAagctaaataaaaagcaacaaagtaagcgtggcaaaaacaacaacaacaacgcagcTGACGACGCCAAATCAGAGCTTTCATCACGTTGGGGCTCAATCGAGGAGCAGCTGAATGTGCTCGACAATCTGCTCCACTACGATGAGGAGGCCGAATTGTATATAGCGCAACTCTACGACAGATATCAACAGCTACAGATAGAGAATAAGACCACCTCGCTTGTGGATAGCGACAGCGACTCAGAGATTTGGAGCTGGAGCGATTACGACTACGATTTGGAGCTGAACATgtcgaacaacaacagcaacgatgacgacgccCTGTCCAGCACCAGTGGAGCGGGCAGTCATAGCACCAACAATTCCATCGCATCACCATCTTCACTGGTACCGTCCTCCTTAAAGCGTCGCGGTCACCAGCATCATCCGCGCTTTGCGGGCACACGACGTCCCCAAGTGCCCAATGTCCAGGAGATACTGGCCGCTCTCTACCGCGGCGATTCCAAAGGTGTGCTCTCCAATCTGCGTGGTGAACCGACAGATCCCGAGCCAGAACCAGATCGCAGCACTTTAAGTTTACCTTTAACTGAATCGGTGACAAATTCGCTGGGCAGCAATAGTCCAACACCCACGGATGAGAGCAGTATGCTGGACGATGCCAACACCACAACAAAGGCTGCTTCTGCAGCTGCTGGCGAGGAACAGGCTGTGCCTACggccaaaaagaagaaaaaacgtGACAAAGGTGAAAAATCTGAGAAATCCGAGCGTAAAAagaaatcatcatcatcgtccacAACTGGGAAACGAGAGCGCAGCAAGCGTTCCAGTGGCAATGCCTCCATCATGGAATTAAGCAGCGACAGCATGGCCACCGACCTCAGTGCGGGCGCAATCGATGAGGGCATCGTACTCAACCCAGAGGACGAGGACACCCAGACAGCGGAATGGTCCAAGCTGCGTTGTACCAGCGAGGCAGCTGAGATTGTGGCAGAGCGAGAGGCACGTAGGAATAAAGGACGTTGTGCGGACTATCCGGGTTTGGCCTTTGGACGCTCCATCTTCAGTTCGGACACGATGATGAAGTTCAACATCATTCGCAACGAGCTGCACAACATCATGAATACGCAACTCAAGCGG gCCGAATCTGAGGTCGCTGCATTGAACCGTCGCATTCAATTGCTCGAAGAAGACTTGGAACGCTCTGAGGAGCGTCTGGGTTCCGCCACAGCTAAGCTGTCGGAAGCTTCTCAGGCTGCAGATGAGAGCGAACG TGCTCGCAAGATTCTTGAGAATCGCGCCCTTGCCGATGAAGAACGCATGGACGCTCTTGAGAATCAGCTGAAGGAAGCGCGTTTCCTTGCTGAGGAGGCTGACAAGAAATACGATGAG gtTGCCCGTAAATTGGCCATGGTTGAAGCTGATTTGGAGCGTGCCGAAGAACGTGCCGAGCAGGGTGAAAA CAAAATTGTGGAGCTTGAGGAAGAGCTGCGCGTTGTTGGTAACAACTTGAAGTCCCTGGAAGTCTCAGAGGAGAAG gcCAACCAACGTGAGGAAGAGTACAAGAACCAAATCAAGACCCTGAACACTCGTCTAAAGGAG GCTGAGGCTCGTGCTGAATTCGCTGAACGTTCCGTTCAGAAATTGCAGAAGGAAGTCGACAGGCTCGAAG ACGACCTTGTTCTGGAGAAGGAGCGTTACAAGGATATTGGCGACGATCTCGATACCGCCTTTGTCGAGCTCATCCTCAAGGAATAA
- the LOC117573534 gene encoding uncharacterized protein LOC117573534 isoform X5 — protein sequence MYEKTLTIGTAKVNNAYVWQKVSYNNKNQATAATTTSASTVKSKQKQHNNNNKTVSSSAKNASKTHNEHSKTTVTTKSAVAANTTQTPVTSATIAASLKPATQTPLFKKFVGNAARRQTLAHQIKRAHRHLLTSGGNDKQPQKPTTRNNKQRSSSAAAAAGQQTKTTKPQQQQRNKRTLNANKHLCCSKSDNQKNKLNKKQQSKRGKNNNNNAADDAKSELSSRWGSIEEQLNVLDNLLHYDEEAELYIAQLYDRYQQLQIENKTTSLVDSDSDSEIWSWSDYDYDLELNMSNNNSNDDDALSSTSGAGSHSTNNSIASPSSLVPSSLKRRGHQHHPRFAGTRRPQVPNVQEILAALYRGDSKGVLSNLRGEPTDPEPEPDRSTLSLPLTESVTNSLGSNSPTPTDESSMLDDANTTTKAASAAAGEEQAVPTAKKKKKRDKGEKSEKSERKKKSSSSSTTGKRERSKRSSGNASIMELSSDSMATDLSAGAIDEGIVLNPEDEDTQTAEWSKLRCTSEAAEIVAEREARRNKGRCADYPGLAFGRSIFSSDTMMKFNIIRNELHNIMNTQLKRAESEVAALNRRIQLLEEDLERSEERLGSATAKLSEASQAADESERARKILENRALADEERMDALENQLKEARFLAEEADKKYDEVARKLAMVEADLERAEERAEQGENKIVELEEELRVVGNNLKSLEVSEEKANQREEEYKNQIKTLNTRLKEAEARAEFAERSVQKLQKEVDRLEDDLIVEKERYCLIGDSLDEAFLDLIKGLEPFWTVRNPKPPTPKLPTPTPEELAAMEEARAAAEAAAAAAAAEAGEQGAEGAAQVVLSEDGVPVPKEPTPPPKEPTPPPPPPPPFEYSIDLPPEGAEVPFVKNYEPPPPGSEPEPAAEGEAAAPAAEGAAPAADGAAPAAEGAAPPAEGAAPPAEGAAPPAEGAAPAEAAAAAPAAEAAPEAPAAEAAAPAPAAEAPAAEAAAAPAEAEAPPA from the exons ATGTACGAAAAAACATTAACAATAGGAACTGCAAAAGTTAATAATGCATATGTGTGGCAAAAAGTgagttacaacaacaaaaatcaagccacagcggcaacaacaacatcagcatcgaCAGTCAAGtctaagcaaaagcaacataacaacaacaacaagacagTATCAAGCAGTGcaaaaaatgcaagcaaaacgCATAATGAACATTCAAAAACGACTGTAACAACAAAATCAGCTGtagcagcaaacacaacacaaacaccaGTAACATCAGCTACGATTGCGGCTTCGTTAAAGCCGGCAACGCAGACGCCGCTTTTCAAAAAGTTCGTTGGCAACGCGGCTAGGCGGCAGACGCTTGCACATCAAATAAAACGCGCACACCGCCATCTATTGACGAGCGGCGGCAACGATAAGCAGCCACAAAAACCAACTACGCgtaataataaacaaagaa GTagcagcgcagcagctgctgcaggacagcagacaaaaacaacaaaacctcaacagcagcagcgtaaTAAACGCACgctaaatgcaaataaacatttgtgtTGCTCAAAAAGTGATAATCAAAAGAATAagctaaataaaaagcaacaaagtaagcgtggcaaaaacaacaacaacaacgcagcTGACGACGCCAAATCAGAGCTTTCATCACGTTGGGGCTCAATCGAGGAGCAGCTGAATGTGCTCGACAATCTGCTCCACTACGATGAGGAGGCCGAATTGTATATAGCGCAACTCTACGACAGATATCAACAGCTACAGATAGAGAATAAGACCACCTCGCTTGTGGATAGCGACAGCGACTCAGAGATTTGGAGCTGGAGCGATTACGACTACGATTTGGAGCTGAACATgtcgaacaacaacagcaacgatgacgacgccCTGTCCAGCACCAGTGGAGCGGGCAGTCATAGCACCAACAATTCCATCGCATCACCATCTTCACTGGTACCGTCCTCCTTAAAGCGTCGCGGTCACCAGCATCATCCGCGCTTTGCGGGCACACGACGTCCCCAAGTGCCCAATGTCCAGGAGATACTGGCCGCTCTCTACCGCGGCGATTCCAAAGGTGTGCTCTCCAATCTGCGTGGTGAACCGACAGATCCCGAGCCAGAACCAGATCGCAGCACTTTAAGTTTACCTTTAACTGAATCGGTGACAAATTCGCTGGGCAGCAATAGTCCAACACCCACGGATGAGAGCAGTATGCTGGACGATGCCAACACCACAACAAAGGCTGCTTCTGCAGCTGCTGGCGAGGAACAGGCTGTGCCTACggccaaaaagaagaaaaaacgtGACAAAGGTGAAAAATCTGAGAAATCCGAGCGTAAAAagaaatcatcatcatcgtccacAACTGGGAAACGAGAGCGCAGCAAGCGTTCCAGTGGCAATGCCTCCATCATGGAATTAAGCAGCGACAGCATGGCCACCGACCTCAGTGCGGGCGCAATCGATGAGGGCATCGTACTCAACCCAGAGGACGAGGACACCCAGACAGCGGAATGGTCCAAGCTGCGTTGTACCAGCGAGGCAGCTGAGATTGTGGCAGAGCGAGAGGCACGTAGGAATAAAGGACGTTGTGCGGACTATCCGGGTTTGGCCTTTGGACGCTCCATCTTCAGTTCGGACACGATGATGAAGTTCAACATCATTCGCAACGAGCTGCACAACATCATGAATACGCAACTCAAGCGG gCCGAATCTGAGGTCGCTGCATTGAACCGTCGCATTCAATTGCTCGAAGAAGACTTGGAACGCTCTGAGGAGCGTCTGGGTTCCGCCACAGCTAAGCTGTCGGAAGCTTCTCAGGCTGCAGATGAGAGCGAACG TGCTCGCAAGATTCTTGAGAATCGCGCCCTTGCCGATGAAGAACGCATGGACGCTCTTGAGAATCAGCTGAAGGAAGCGCGTTTCCTTGCTGAGGAGGCTGACAAGAAATACGATGAG gtTGCCCGTAAATTGGCCATGGTTGAAGCTGATTTGGAGCGTGCCGAAGAACGTGCCGAGCAGGGTGAAAA CAAAATTGTGGAGCTTGAGGAAGAGCTGCGCGTTGTTGGTAACAACTTGAAGTCCCTGGAAGTCTCAGAGGAGAAG gcCAACCAACGTGAGGAAGAGTACAAGAACCAAATCAAGACCCTGAACACTCGTCTAAAGGAG GCTGAGGCTCGTGCTGAATTCGCTGAACGTTCCGTTCAGAAATTGCAGAAGGAAGTCGACAGGCTCGAAG ACGATCTAATCGTTGAAAAAGAACGTTATTGCCTCATCGGCGACAGCCTCGACGAAGCCTTCCTGGACCTCATCAAGGGCCTCGAGCCATTCTGGACAGTGCGCAATCCCAAGCCACCTACGCCCAAATTGCCCACACCAACTCCCGAGGAACTCGCCGCCATGGAGGAGGCCAGAGCCGCAGCCGAAGCAgccgccgctgcagctgcggcCGAGGCTGGCGAGCAGGGCGCAGAGGGTGCTGCGCAAGTTGTGTTGTCAGAGGATGGTGTGCCGGTGCCCAAGGAGCCGACGCCACCACCAAAGGAGCCAactccaccaccaccaccaccgccaccatTCGAGTACTCGATCGATTTGCCGCCAGAGGGCGCTGAAGTGCCATTCGTTAAGAACTATGAGCCACCACCACCCGGCTCTGAGCCCGAGCCAGCTGCCGAAGGCGAGGCTGCTGCACCAGCGGCTGAGGGAGCTGCACCTGCTGCTGACGGTGCTGCTCCAGCGGCTGAGGGAGCTGCCCCACCAGCGGAAGGCGCGGCGCCACCAGCTGAGGGAGCTGCCCCACCAGCAGAGGGAGCTGCACCggctgaggctgctgctgctgcaccgGCGGCTGAGGCTGCTCCTGAAGCACCAGCGGCTGAGGCAGCTGCGCCAGCGCCTGCAGCTGAAGCACCTGCTGCCGAAGCGGCTGCCGCGCCAGCTGAAGCCGAGGCGCCACCAGCCTAA
- the LOC117573534 gene encoding uncharacterized protein LOC117573534 isoform X6 has protein sequence MYEKTLTIGTAKVNNAYVWQKVSYNNKNQATAATTTSASTVKSKQKQHNNNNKTVSSSAKNASKTHNEHSKTTVTTKSAVAANTTQTPVTSATIAASLKPATQTPLFKKFVGNAARRQTLAHQIKRAHRHLLTSGGNDKQPQKPTTPGSSAAAAAGQQTKTTKPQQQQRNKRTLNANKHLCCSKSDNQKNKLNKKQQSKRGKNNNNNAADDAKSELSSRWGSIEEQLNVLDNLLHYDEEAELYIAQLYDRYQQLQIENKTTSLVDSDSDSEIWSWSDYDYDLELNMSNNNSNDDDALSSTSGAGSHSTNNSIASPSSLVPSSLKRRGHQHHPRFAGTRRPQVPNVQEILAALYRGDSKGVLSNLRGEPTDPEPEPDRSTLSLPLTESVTNSLGSNSPTPTDESSMLDDANTTTKAASAAAGEEQAVPTAKKKKKRDKGEKSEKSERKKKSSSSSTTGKRERSKRSSGNASIMELSSDSMATDLSAGAIDEGIVLNPEDEDTQTAEWSKLRCTSEAAEIVAEREARRNKGRCADYPGLAFGRSIFSSDTMMKFNIIRNELHNIMNTQLKRAESEVAALNRRIQLLEEDLERSEERLGSATAKLSEASQAADESERARKILENRALADEERMDALENQLKEARFLAEEADKKYDEVARKLAMVEADLERAEERAEQGENKIVELEEELRVVGNNLKSLEVSEEKANQREEEYKNQIKTLNTRLKEAEARAEFAERSVQKLQKEVDRLEDDLIVEKERYCLIGDSLDEAFLDLIKGLEPFWTVRNPKPPTPKLPTPTPEELAAMEEARAAAEAAAAAAAAEAGEQGAEGAAQVVLSEDGVPVPKEPTPPPKEPTPPPPPPPPFEYSIDLPPEGAEVPFVKNYEPPPPGSEPEPAAEGEAAAPAAEGAAPAADGAAPAAEGAAPPAEGAAPPAEGAAPPAEGAAPAEAAAAAPAAEAAPEAPAAEAAAPAPAAEAPAAEAAAAPAEAEAPPA, from the exons ATGTACGAAAAAACATTAACAATAGGAACTGCAAAAGTTAATAATGCATATGTGTGGCAAAAAGTgagttacaacaacaaaaatcaagccacagcggcaacaacaacatcagcatcgaCAGTCAAGtctaagcaaaagcaacataacaacaacaacaagacagTATCAAGCAGTGcaaaaaatgcaagcaaaacgCATAATGAACATTCAAAAACGACTGTAACAACAAAATCAGCTGtagcagcaaacacaacacaaacaccaGTAACATCAGCTACGATTGCGGCTTCGTTAAAGCCGGCAACGCAGACGCCGCTTTTCAAAAAGTTCGTTGGCAACGCGGCTAGGCGGCAGACGCTTGCACATCAAATAAAACGCGCACACCGCCATCTATTGACGAGCGGCGGCAACGATAAGCAGCCACAAAAACCAACTACGC CAGGTagcagcgcagcagctgctgcaggacagcagacaaaaacaacaaaacctcaacagcagcagcgtaaTAAACGCACgctaaatgcaaataaacatttgtgtTGCTCAAAAAGTGATAATCAAAAGAATAagctaaataaaaagcaacaaagtaagcgtggcaaaaacaacaacaacaacgcagcTGACGACGCCAAATCAGAGCTTTCATCACGTTGGGGCTCAATCGAGGAGCAGCTGAATGTGCTCGACAATCTGCTCCACTACGATGAGGAGGCCGAATTGTATATAGCGCAACTCTACGACAGATATCAACAGCTACAGATAGAGAATAAGACCACCTCGCTTGTGGATAGCGACAGCGACTCAGAGATTTGGAGCTGGAGCGATTACGACTACGATTTGGAGCTGAACATgtcgaacaacaacagcaacgatgacgacgccCTGTCCAGCACCAGTGGAGCGGGCAGTCATAGCACCAACAATTCCATCGCATCACCATCTTCACTGGTACCGTCCTCCTTAAAGCGTCGCGGTCACCAGCATCATCCGCGCTTTGCGGGCACACGACGTCCCCAAGTGCCCAATGTCCAGGAGATACTGGCCGCTCTCTACCGCGGCGATTCCAAAGGTGTGCTCTCCAATCTGCGTGGTGAACCGACAGATCCCGAGCCAGAACCAGATCGCAGCACTTTAAGTTTACCTTTAACTGAATCGGTGACAAATTCGCTGGGCAGCAATAGTCCAACACCCACGGATGAGAGCAGTATGCTGGACGATGCCAACACCACAACAAAGGCTGCTTCTGCAGCTGCTGGCGAGGAACAGGCTGTGCCTACggccaaaaagaagaaaaaacgtGACAAAGGTGAAAAATCTGAGAAATCCGAGCGTAAAAagaaatcatcatcatcgtccacAACTGGGAAACGAGAGCGCAGCAAGCGTTCCAGTGGCAATGCCTCCATCATGGAATTAAGCAGCGACAGCATGGCCACCGACCTCAGTGCGGGCGCAATCGATGAGGGCATCGTACTCAACCCAGAGGACGAGGACACCCAGACAGCGGAATGGTCCAAGCTGCGTTGTACCAGCGAGGCAGCTGAGATTGTGGCAGAGCGAGAGGCACGTAGGAATAAAGGACGTTGTGCGGACTATCCGGGTTTGGCCTTTGGACGCTCCATCTTCAGTTCGGACACGATGATGAAGTTCAACATCATTCGCAACGAGCTGCACAACATCATGAATACGCAACTCAAGCGG gCCGAATCTGAGGTCGCTGCATTGAACCGTCGCATTCAATTGCTCGAAGAAGACTTGGAACGCTCTGAGGAGCGTCTGGGTTCCGCCACAGCTAAGCTGTCGGAAGCTTCTCAGGCTGCAGATGAGAGCGAACG TGCTCGCAAGATTCTTGAGAATCGCGCCCTTGCCGATGAAGAACGCATGGACGCTCTTGAGAATCAGCTGAAGGAAGCGCGTTTCCTTGCTGAGGAGGCTGACAAGAAATACGATGAG gtTGCCCGTAAATTGGCCATGGTTGAAGCTGATTTGGAGCGTGCCGAAGAACGTGCCGAGCAGGGTGAAAA CAAAATTGTGGAGCTTGAGGAAGAGCTGCGCGTTGTTGGTAACAACTTGAAGTCCCTGGAAGTCTCAGAGGAGAAG gcCAACCAACGTGAGGAAGAGTACAAGAACCAAATCAAGACCCTGAACACTCGTCTAAAGGAG GCTGAGGCTCGTGCTGAATTCGCTGAACGTTCCGTTCAGAAATTGCAGAAGGAAGTCGACAGGCTCGAAG ACGATCTAATCGTTGAAAAAGAACGTTATTGCCTCATCGGCGACAGCCTCGACGAAGCCTTCCTGGACCTCATCAAGGGCCTCGAGCCATTCTGGACAGTGCGCAATCCCAAGCCACCTACGCCCAAATTGCCCACACCAACTCCCGAGGAACTCGCCGCCATGGAGGAGGCCAGAGCCGCAGCCGAAGCAgccgccgctgcagctgcggcCGAGGCTGGCGAGCAGGGCGCAGAGGGTGCTGCGCAAGTTGTGTTGTCAGAGGATGGTGTGCCGGTGCCCAAGGAGCCGACGCCACCACCAAAGGAGCCAactccaccaccaccaccaccgccaccatTCGAGTACTCGATCGATTTGCCGCCAGAGGGCGCTGAAGTGCCATTCGTTAAGAACTATGAGCCACCACCACCCGGCTCTGAGCCCGAGCCAGCTGCCGAAGGCGAGGCTGCTGCACCAGCGGCTGAGGGAGCTGCACCTGCTGCTGACGGTGCTGCTCCAGCGGCTGAGGGAGCTGCCCCACCAGCGGAAGGCGCGGCGCCACCAGCTGAGGGAGCTGCCCCACCAGCAGAGGGAGCTGCACCggctgaggctgctgctgctgcaccgGCGGCTGAGGCTGCTCCTGAAGCACCAGCGGCTGAGGCAGCTGCGCCAGCGCCTGCAGCTGAAGCACCTGCTGCCGAAGCGGCTGCCGCGCCAGCTGAAGCCGAGGCGCCACCAGCCTAA